A segment of the Lycium ferocissimum isolate CSIRO_LF1 unplaced genomic scaffold, AGI_CSIRO_Lferr_CH_V1 ctg5404, whole genome shotgun sequence genome:
tggctaagaaaaacaactttggattatgaggaacgaagtattattaagtatattgtatgAGTAAAGAATGAATTACAATCTTGTacgtcgtaaccgggaaggacaaccttggaaccaaaggacatgactattatcaagtatgattaatgataaatatcatgtatggagagtttcagaagattccaggaccaagcaaatcgaggaaaataagtttgtcgaaaatttgaaaaaagttggcagaattttggacagatttttagtcaactttggaggggtatatctcctagtatattaggagttttaaggtgtttcaaaagcctaaaataaagttcgtcgtgtctagtttccaacacaacaaaccgctcatcgatacaacatcggagtagagaattatggatatTACAAGTTAGGCTGGCAGAGCAAAAAcactgctacagtaaccgggCTAATACAGTAACCGAGCTGCTACAGTGCCACCGACTCTAATCCACTATATAAGGGCAAAATCTGACCCTAAACTTCATTTTCTCCACTCCTCTTCATCCAAAAATATATGAGAGCTCCCAAGAAACATTGAGAGGTAATTAGTGGGCGGATTAAAGTGACGGGACTATATACGAGGTTTGGAAAACGTATAGAGTTTTGTGATTCTTGTGCCAAACACCAAATCTTGACGGGGCAAAGGAATTTATCAAAGATAAACAAGATGTCAAGCTcttccaaccttgattgaggtaagaaTATTCTTTACCAtggatattatgaattgtatcatggagatttagttgttaaagcttTGTAAAGTCTAGTGATTGGTTGATGAATTAGGagaacatcgtgtgggatgttttatggagcctattggtattgatgatgtttttattgctattgttgattgttgttgttgttgttgggctgtttgatCACCCTTAGTGGTCTTTGGGATgtagtataaataggggaggtgctgcccgattTTTCAAAGGTTATAATATTAGCAAGATATGATAGTTGCGACACTGTTTGTTGATGACGGTATCATTTCACTTGTTGTAGACGCAAGAGGATTATGTTAAGCTTTATTGTGGATTGAGAAGGAGAttatccaggtatgttaaggctatcctttccttctttttggcatgatctatgacaagCGCAAAGCATAATGATGtccataatgaatccactcctagaTGTAGGATATCCTGAGTTTCTTGACTTCTTAAGCCCGGcgggcatccataagttgtacgatttcataacgatgtctaattcccgaaggggacattcataaggtttTATTATTCCTATGCATTtcacatttgatttttgagtctcgaaggagacaaatgaaaaggggaagaagttcccatttttaaaaaaagggaacaagttcccgttttgaactaaagttgctccgaaggcagtcttttgatggtttccaaagattttcatgcatttgtatACTTATATACATGCACGATatcatttcatggggaaggagaaaagggctaaggcgttatatatgcaaatCACCCGATCACcgggtatacgatgattatgataaggggccattatgctattatgcttTGAAGGGGCCGCGAGTAGGAggaaggtatatatatatatatatatatatatatatatatatatatatatatatatatatatatatacacacactcatgatgaaagttcatatgcacgtaCATGATTCGCAGTGTTGGTGacaggtacagattgagtctgttactcttttTATCATTCGAATCGAGATTTATTGTTTCAGTTcttccttacatactcgatacattattcgtactgatgtccctttgcctgggggcgctgtgtttcatgccacacaggtgtAGACTGTTGAGTAGAGGACACTTGCCATAGGATGTTCCcgggctatcagctggattggctAACTCTATTTctattcggagtgttgccgagtcagagtacttatgcaTGTCCTCGAGTCAGAAGCATTACGGGTATGTTGGGGCCCTGTCtcaacttatgttatggtaacTTGGTCCTTGTAGAggcttttgcagacagtgtcctgtggatagtgtgtcgagatgtcgacagttgtgtaaagcggcCATGTAGGTTGACGTGTTCATAtgcatttttttaaatattttattatgaCCAAATTCTTTTCTAAATTAATGATAGgggagaagtccctgacttGGTGAACGAGTTTTATTAAAaggtttttcatgttttacttgacggaagcgtcacttcataatttaaaggttcACACAAGATTGTAACTTATGAGCGTAGAGATAGTAGGGcgctcagccgagtagggtcttgagtgtcagtcgcggcccttcggtttgggtcgtgaccaagtggtattagagcagttcgtcctaggggttgtctgcaaagccgtgtccagtagagtcttatttatgggtgtgaagcccgccacacttataaacaagaggctgtggggcatttaggaaccatcgacccttccttctcatcttagatcgtgccgtagagctaaattataggatgtgtTGTCCTTGACTCCaaccctaaatgttttgattgtggataaATATTTGATTATGTCGCTATGAgataattgatgagaattgaagttgatattccaaaaggtatgtttcctgccttattgatatcgatagactttgatataagaactgCAGCGAGATGGTACGGGTATTTGTGATCACCCTGTGAGgtattggatgtgttttctgggctgtgtgcaggaatgagacagtaagaagtatagaggaaactctgtcgaaaattttacaaattgaattgtttgaatgtctgtGCTAtggagaaagaatgaagggaaaatgtaaCAACTGGATGTtcggtaagtcatgattgaatgaacaattatgagatgctttcaaagagaagttttagaatgatttgaacttaatttaagggaagaaccctAGAGGGAAAAGTGATCAGTAATTAAAGAAACTGAAATGagttgcattcgagatttcggagaattaagattgcttgaagatatagggaaagttgacattAGGAACCCAAATgcagtattacgatttatagattggtgagcAAGGGATAATgaagagatattgatatgggaaaggaagttaatgAGTAAGGGAAAGGCTTGCtctaaaagtatatatatatatatatatatatatatatatatatatatacacacacacacacaacacacacacacacataagatCAGGATGTTCTACAGATTTCTAGGCACACAATATAAACTGGCAAAGGAAAAAGAGCACTTTATGAGCAAGGGAAGCCAAGGAAGACCCTAAGGGCAAAAGTAAGAAAAGTGGACTAATGAATTGGCAAAGGAAGTTGTGTAGCCATCAAGGATAAGAGGAAGGATAATAAGCTAACAAGATTGGCCAAGAGGCTAAACATCGATAGCATGGGATAAGAGTTTTGATAATGAGTACAAAAATTCGATCATAAGGAAAATAAATGAATGTACGGGGGTATGTATAAATACGAGCAAATGGTAGTATCAAAAGGGAAGAAGAGGACTCGATGCAACCAGAAAGAACAAGGAGGAATTCGTgagatttcatgataagaacaggAACCGGCAGAAGATTAGAAGGACCATGATGCATGACTGTGAACCCAACAAGTAGTTAAGAGAACTACGGGACAATATGAGCTAAGCCAAtgaaagtgtcacaccccaaccttggtgaggcgtgattggcacctgGCACCTTActgaaaccgagcgaaccaactgataactcacatcctctatgtctcaaatggaaaaataaggccaagaaggccaactatgaatataaaatcatgcatacgtatatatgtaatgGGCCTGCGACATCCACATATCCACTAACAAGACATAACTGAACTGTACACAGGaatctgtctgcaaagcctttatgaacatgactgaagtatacaagtcgggacagggcccccgacataccctcttgtcacaaaaaaaacatatacGACTCGGAGCAATGCTCCAGAAGAGATGGAGCCTACCAATCAAAAGCGGTACCTCGAAAGCGACCCTTTTGCGGAAGATCCTTGTCTCGTCTACTTGCACCTgccggcatgaacgcagcgtacacaagaagggatgtcagtacgaataatgtattgagtatgtaaggcatgaatagtagcatgatataagaatgaagataacataagataaagtgaGCAATTATACCTCGTACACTTCCTGAGATTTCTGTCACGTAAATTAACTTGTCTataggaaaaacatttcatacacatccatacacaaaATACACACATttgcattcatatacatttactatacatacatctgtcatatccgtactcggccctttcgggactcggtgtcatccttacccggccctttcgggacttggTGTCATCCGTacacggccctttcgggactcgttgTTATCCGTACATGGCCTTTTCGGGACTCGTTGTTATCCATacacggccctttcgggactcgttgTTATCTGTACACAGCCCTTTCGAGACTCGTTGTTATCCGTacacggccctttcgggactcgttgTTATCTGTacacggccctttcgggactcgttgttatacccaactgatcagtgggagtgaaatgcatacatatacataaaaaaaaataaatgaaataaacatcatcattagcattatcattatcactatatccttccttagaagatcaactatcttaaggtgaagtcgatgatgtcatgggagtctgagaatcatgaacttagatagcattgaaaatagaattattatcttcgctatatctcacctcgaaggaacgagtaacatgaggtgagaccatcaacaataagtaagatcaagggattcatggaatgacTCAATAATCTGAtaatgccctcaaatcatagcttcagaatttctagaattaaaatcatcataatcatgttcatcatagaaaacatctcatcctTAGTATCATAAAatgcttttaagaatcatgaacttctaacttttggaagtaagaaggttatgaaaaaaatatgtatggaatcataacataggaattatgccttttgaaagaaagggactagccttaacatacctttcggtcgccttagtcgttcaacatttattcttccaagctcgcaactctacacataaaccatccatattatcattaggctcaatatcatacacttgtctcaagcattcaaatgaaaactttttagaatctaccgaaattcgggcagcatctcccctgtttatatgcctagcccgaaatcataatccagcaaccaacaaaaataaaaacaataccaacatcaaccacaatattatcaataccaatatattccataaaatatcccataCGACATTTGTCCAGTTTTTCCACTAACAAATCCACTATACAATTATTCAACAACTCTACttccgtaaataaacttatatccatatcaataaggagagattcttaCCTTATTATCGCTAGTACCGCAATATATCCAATATTTGCCTTGAATTCCAaccaagattcaccgcaatatgatagtataatcgcaactacgcgttaaaatctagtggacggaagttgggagaattttctaggaaatttgggaaatatttggagtattttttttttgggctgaaaaatgagggtaaaaccccttttataaaGTTCTAAAGTTGGTGGTACTGTAGCAGATGCTGTAGCGCGATTACTGTAGCgcgcgtttctgctttgtcagcctaacttgtaatgtccataattctctgctccgatgtcgtatcgatgagcgatttgttgcgttggaaactagactcgacgaacttcattttaggctttagTTGTGCtccaaaactcttcatatactataagatattcttcctccaagtcAGACCCAAGTCGCCCTTCATGTttttccaaagttccaacaatttaattcttttgcttcacttgccctccaatccttccatagcttactgTATGAATGTAAACTGCCATAACCATAGGATTAGCTCGCATAATATCATACATCCTTGAAGGGAACTATAGTATGCGCACTTAAAACCTtcaacacttataaatctcGACGTACGAAACTATGGAGTGTAACAGAAAGGGAGAGTTATGGGGATGAATGGTAGAGAGTATCAACTTCTAATAGTATAGTATAAATAAAATCAGAATTGGGAACCTAGAGCAAGGataatttcaaggatattaagaagatattCCTGaagaaagactagggctaaaggaGCGTGGAATAGTCGGATACTCCATAAAAGGGGCCCAATGAattcgatgtccccattaattcattagcctaggggactactagtcatgaaaggtagaagtgaaaagacaatagAGGAGGTATCAGGATTGTATCCGATATGCATAAACGTTTTGgtttgatacaagaactcaactggcaaaaaggaaataagttaagcTATGCGATAAAAAAGACTCTGGCATTATATGGAAGataggagttgaaggatcgctaaggtcggccagatgactatcaaagacaATTAATACTCGAAGGTTACTGGTACATGAGATCAtcttttaaaaggggggaagaataaattcagttctaagatgaaccacaatattcccaagttcaaaagagggaaatgCACTGGCTTGAAGGAACCAAAACTCGAGATGAACCAATATATTGAGAATGTGCTAGAGAAAAGGTAGAATGGACTAAATTCAAGTATATTATAAGGCAAACGTGAAAAAGGAGGAcgaccatttcaagaaattaaggatagcatcgtaagctcgcaagttacaacattcgaggacgaatgtttctaaaggggggaacGATGTTACACTCCGTATTTCcgaagaagcacttattaaatttgaacgtACGTATGTCAAGCTATGGCTAAGAAAAACAACTTTGGATCatgaggaacgaagcattattaagtatattgtatgagtaaaggatgaattacgatcctGTAAGTCATAACCggaaaggacaaccttggaatcAAAGAacatgactattatcaagtatgattaatgataaatatcatgtatggagagtttcggaagattccgggaccaagcaaatcgaagaaaataagtttgtcgaaaatttgaaaaaagttggcagaatttcgggcaaatttttagtcaactttggaggggtatatctcctagtatattaggagttttaaggtgtttcaaaagcctaaaatgaagttcgtcgtgtctagtttccaacgcaataaacctcTTGTCGATAcaatatcggagtagagaattacggacgttacaagttaggctgataGAACAGAAACATCAAGCTACAGTAACGGGGCTGCTACAGTACCGAGCTGCTACAGTGCCACCGACTCTAATCCACTATATAAGGGCAAAATCTGACCCTAAACTTCATTTTCTCCACTCCTCTTCATCCAAAAATATATGAGAGCTCCCAAGAAACATTGAGAGGTAATTAGTGAGCGGATTAAAGTGACGGGATTATATACGAGGTTCGGAAAACGTATAGAGTTTTGTGATTCTTGTGCCAAACACCAAATCTTTACGGGAAAAAGGAATTTATCAAAGATAAACAAGATGTCAAGCTcttccaaccttgattgaggtaagaaTATTCTTTACCAtggatattatgaattgtatcaTGGAGATTTAGTTGATTAAAGCTTCGTAAAGTCTAGTGAttggttgatgaattgggagaccatcgtgtgggatgttttatggagcctattggtgttgatgatgttgttattgctatttttgattgttgttgttgttgttgggctgtttgatGACCCTTAGTGGTATTTGGGATGTAGTATAAATAGGGAAGGTGCTGCTCGATTTTTCAAAGGTTATAATATTAGCAAGATATGATAGTTGCGACAACCGTTTGTTGATGATGAGTATCATTTCACTTGTTGTAGACGCAAGAGGATTATGTTAAGCTTTATTGTGGATTGAGAAGGAGAttatccaggtatgttaaggctatcctttccttctttttggcatgatctatgacaagCGCGAAGCGTAATGATGtccataatgaatccactcATAGATGTAGGATATCCTGAGTTTCTTGCCTTCTTAAGCCTGAAGGGGCATTCATAAGTTGTACGATTTCATAACGATGTCTAATTCTTGAAGGGGACATTTATAAGGTTTCCTTATTCCTATGCATTtcacatttgatttttgagtctcaaaggagacaaatgaaacggggaagaagttcccatttttaagaaaagggaataagttcccgttttgaactAAAGTTGCtgcgaagggagtcttttgatggtttccaaagattttcatgcatttgtatatttatatacatgtacaatatcatttcatggggaaggggaaaagggctaaggtgttatatacgcaaaccacctgatcatctggtatacgatgattatgatgcccaaAGGGGCTGCCCGAAGAGGCCATTATGCtcttatgcccgaaggggccattatgctattatgtcCGGGCTTGGTCGGCGAGCGGTGGCGAAGGCATGAtgttcatatttatatatatatatatatgcacgtaCATGATTCATATGCACGTACATGTTGGTGTTGGTGACAGTACAGATTGAGTTTGTTACTCTTTTTATCATTCGAatcgagatatattgtttcgCCTCGCCTTAcctactcggtacattattcgtactgacgtccctttgtctgggggcgctgtgtttcatgccacacaggtgcAGACTGTTGAGTAGAGGACACTTGCCATGGGATGTTCCcgggctatcagctggattgggtaactccatttctattcggagtgttgccgagtcagagtacttatgcgTGTCCTCGAGTCAGAAGCATTACGGGTATGTTGGAGCCCTGTCTCAACTTATGTTATCGTAACTTAGTCCTTGTAAAGGCTTTTgtagacagtgtcctgtggatagtgtgtcgagatgtcgacagttgtgtaaagcggcCATGTAGGTCGACGTGTTCATATgcattgttttaaatattttattgtgaCCAAAGTCTTCTCTGAATTAACGATAGgggagaagtccctgacttGGGTAACGAGTTTTATTAAAAGGTTTTTCATGTTTGATAGTTCCTGAAGAATTGGACCATTCACTCCGCTGCTATCAATATACCTGAGTACAATTGATTGTATCAGAAACTAGTGTGCAAGGACTAGATTGTAATTCAGAATAACGTATATACCTTTAATTCCTAGAAGACAACTAATTCACTTCCTTCAAATAAATACTTCCTTTTCATATGTACATCATCATGATCTAAGAAGGAATGATACAAGAACATAAATTAAGGAATTTATTCATACTTACAGCTGCTGTAAGGAGGTTAAGTTTCCAAGCTGAGGTGGCAATGGTCCGTTGAAATTATTTGAACTAAAACTTCTgtaaaaagggtaaaacagCATTTAGAGAAAACAGAAATGCTTAAAATCCACTAAGACCGACAGAATACAACTCAAAGTGAGATGAATACTTACAAGGATACCAATTTGGTTAGACTTCCAAGTTCTGGAGGCACAGGACCAGGGAGATTATTAATGCCAAGGCTCCTGTTCCATAAAGTTCTTAATCACAATGAGAACTGGTCGATTTCAAGTGGAAGAATGTCACATGAATGTATAATGACGACTATAAGGAAATTTTTGGAAGCTTAAGTGCTACTAACAAGTACTGCATCTTTGTTAGCTGTCTGATTTCAGCTGGAATGGTTCCATTGATAACATTTTGAGCCAAATTCCTGCATAACGAAAACATGATAACTAAAGCATCTTAAGTTACAGAATATTACTGTACTAATCATAACAGTACAATCACTTACAGATCCATCAATTCTTTTAGCAGAAACAGTTCTTTAGGAAGTTCACCAGTACATTAACAAACACTCTAAAGAGAAGAATTCACAACTCcagagaagaggaaaaaaaaaagggtgaaaatGAGCTCACAAGTGTGTAATATGGCAAATAGTGGCAGAACAGACACAAATAACTCTAGGATTTGCTTGGTCTGGTGCCCAAGGAGCATTTTGAGCACAAGGATCCCCGGTTAAATTCAGCTTGCTCCTCAGATTCCAATGGTCAATAATCTTATTCAGAGCATCCACTAATCAATacatgcataaaaagaaaacaatcaaTTAATAAATCCATCAAATATGGCTCAATCCAACACCAATTTGACGTTAGTTATTTGAATCCTCTACATCCACTCTGGTCGTAACATGTGCCTTGAACTGCATGTCTTAACGAGTTCGTTCTAAGAGAATTGTCATAATTTAACTGTTTCTACACTAGCTCTCAACCAACTACATGTTGAAAAAGTAAACTAGATTCATCCCAAGTACATGAATTTACCCAGTTCGAAATTAATGTTAAGAGGCATGTATGCTTTTAGTCATTAATTAGGGAATGGCAAAAAAGTTTAGAATTAAATTATGATACATGTACCTATTCTAATTATACGTTAGAAGAATTTCTATAAATACTTACGCACTACAACATTTTATGTAAGTCAAgttggtagaaaatattttcctccactTTTCTTCGAAGAGAAATTACTGATTGAGAAAGCAAGTAAAGTAAAAAAGAATCATTTCCTCCATTTATCTTCAAGAAAGAATTTGAGTGACTGAGAGTGATTCTCTTTCCTAATTTCAAACACCTACTACCCCTTTATAAATTCTTTAATAAAACAAAAGGGTAGGGGAAAAAACCATAATAAAGAACCTTCAATAGAGTCCGTGAGTGGCTGTGCAGCAGCAATTTTCAACAACCAAAGTACAAGAAAGCAAATACCCAAGAGACCCATTACTGAGTACTAGCAAAAGACTACTGTTTTCCTTTCTAAATTTGGGATGGTGCTGGTGATGAAGTTGAAGCCTGACTTAATTATCAATATGAAACAATATTTGGT
Coding sequences within it:
- the LOC132044896 gene encoding probable LRR receptor-like serine/threonine-protein kinase At1g56130 — translated: MDLNLAQNVINGTIPAEIRQLTKMQYLSLGINNLPGPVPPELGSLTKLVSLSFSSNNFNGPLPPQLGNLTSLQQLYIDSSGVNGPILQELSNMKNLLIKLVTQVRDFSPIVNSEKTLVTIKYLKQCI